Within Atribacterota bacterium, the genomic segment GGCCGCTACTGCTCCAATAGCCATTGCTGTTGAAGTGGCATAGATAACGTTAAGATCCGGATGAGCCGTCATTATGTCCATAGTAGCTTCATAGGCTTTTTGTCGATTAGCTTCTGCATAAGTTTCATAGACAACTTCTATATCGGTTTGTTTGATCACCGCCATTGCGCCACCCCAGCGTTGATCATCTAAGGTTCCAGGTATCATTCTAAGACCAGCCAGTTTTCCTTTACCTCCAGTTACCTTGGCTATGTGTACCCCGGTAAGGTATCCTCCGAATTCATGATCAAATGCTACGTACATGAGGGTCTTATCATCACCTTCAAGTGGTCGACAAAAGTTTAAGATAATGAGAGGGATCCCAGCTTCGTGCACCTTGTTGATTGCAACCCGCTGAGCGTCAAGTTCTGTTGGTCCTAAAACAATAAAATCAACGCCTGCAGCGATTAAGCTTTCTACCTGTGCAAGCTGTTCGTCATGGGCATCATGTCGAGATGTAGCTTGAAGTGTCACTTCAAAGGGAACTCCAGCTTCTTCCAGACGAAGATACATCGACCAATACCATCTTTCCCAAGCATCGGAAATATCGAAACTTGGAGTCACAAAACCGATACGCACGGGTTTATCAAGTTTTCCGGTGAAAGGCCTTGCTGGTCCAGATACCGAGTCGGCAAAATCCTTGAAAACCTGATACGAAACGCCCATTTTTCCCAATATTTCTTTTTTAAAATTTTCCGGATCGATTAATTTCGGTTCTTGCCCAAATAACGGCGCACCCGCCAACAAGAATAGCATGGAACACACAATCGTTATCCATAGACATCTTGTCATGATACGCGGTCCTCCCTTCCCGTTTTTGTTTTCTTGATGTCGATATTACTCTTTTTATTATTTCACCTCCCTTCCAAAGTGTCTTATTTTCAAAATGTCTGGCGTATAACATTTTCTCTCCAAAAATTTAATGCTACAGCGAGAATAATTATTAAACCGGTAGCTACCAATCTCCAGAAATAATCCACTCCTAAAAGCACCATCGTATTGGAAATGATTCCCAGTATTAATGCTCCTACAAGGGACCCAACAACACTCCCTAACCCGCCACGAAGAGATGTTCCTCCCATAATAACAGCAGCAATGGTATGAATTTCATAACCTGAAGCCATAGTGGCTTGTGAAGAGTTAAGACGACTCGTAAGAAGTATTGCTGCTAAACCACATAACCCTCCCATGAGCACATATTGATAGACTTTATATTTATCTACTGGAATTCCACATAAAATTGCTGCATCTCGATTTCCTCCGATGGCAATAGTGTAACGGCCAAAATAACTTTTATGGTAAATTTGATAACCGATAAATGCTATTATTAAAGCAACTATAGCTGGAATAGGTAACCCTAACCAGCGAGTGGTGCCAATGTAGCGGAGTGATGCAGGAAATTCAAACCAAATTTTACCAGCGGAATGAACTAATGCAAAACCACGAAACGTTTCCATAGTAGCAAGTGTAACAATGAAGTCGGGAATTTTCAATCGGGTTATTATAAAGCCATTTCCATACCCCAGACCCATACCCATTATCAGCG encodes:
- a CDS encoding ABC transporter permease, translating into MNIKTFQFSYRGLFMIKKFIARIGPLFVLLVIVIIAAFFVPRFFTILNLINVIYQASIYIILAVGMTFVITGGGIDLSIGSQVALVSVVMSGLIQASNWPVGFAMGFALIMGMGLGYGNGFIITRLKIPDFIVTLATMETFRGFALVHSAGKIWFEFPASLRYIGTTRWLGLPIPAIVALIIAFIGYQIYHKSYFGRYTIAIGGNRDAAILCGIPVDKYKVYQYVLMGGLCGLAAILLTSRLNSSQATMASGYEIHTIAAVIMGGTSLRGGLGSVVGSLVGALILGIISNTMVLLGVDYFWRLVATGLIIILAVALNFWRENVIRQTF
- a CDS encoding substrate-binding domain-containing protein; translated protein: MTRCLWITIVCSMLFLLAGAPLFGQEPKLIDPENFKKEILGKMGVSYQVFKDFADSVSGPARPFTGKLDKPVRIGFVTPSFDISDAWERWYWSMYLRLEEAGVPFEVTLQATSRHDAHDEQLAQVESLIAAGVDFIVLGPTELDAQRVAINKVHEAGIPLIILNFCRPLEGDDKTLMYVAFDHEFGGYLTGVHIAKVTGGKGKLAGLRMIPGTLDDQRWGGAMAVIKQTDIEVVYETYAEANRQKAYEATMDIMTAHPDLNVIYATSTAMAIGAVAALETLGRLDVAVYGFGGTADEIDAMLKGKQMGSVFRFQDDAGVAVAEAIQRYLEGKKDSIPQSYMGDMVMTDKTLSRDQFKELVERGFRYSKTKKPVKF